A segment of the Anguilla anguilla isolate fAngAng1 chromosome 6, fAngAng1.pri, whole genome shotgun sequence genome:
CATTAAACAACATTACACTCAAGTTGAcacttgctgctgctgctgtaagtTTAGCTTTGGCTAAAAGGCcctagttagctagccaaccTGACCAAACTTAGTCTAACTTACCCCATGAACCAGCCTAGCCAGCGGAGCCAGTGAGGAACTAAGCAACTTATTGTCTAAATGTGTACACCGATATATAAAagaagaccaggtcaaaacctagtatgtggctggaccggccgaccaatagtgtaacttcatcactcagtcactcagtcacagacattcgcgtttgtagggctggccccgctgttgcggtccagctaATAAAATACTAGTCGATGTAAGAATGTTGTATCTAACTTCCTGACCAGTATTGGTCAGACCTGTAATAATGTACCTGCCAACAGCTGAAGTACCACCAGATGTGTGTACGCAACTGAACtgcattgggatggcaggtatgccatcctgccaagttacgccaTGGTGTGGCGGCATGCCCATACCTAtccagcaccgagagtttgccacctttcagggtttcctacagaaataaccacaatgactctcagcccttaaaaacattaatttctgtattctgtgttcttcacatttaaaatcagaTGCTTTGAGTCACACCATTTCACAAACCTGCCTATTTCAGAATGCTATGCTACTAGGCTACTGCCCCTGTGCATTAGGCCAAGAGAGCTTGATGACACAGTTCCCAGGTTGGCTGCTGGTGCACTCATCTTATCTGGTGTGAATGAAACAGGGGGGCTAACACAACCTGAGGGGTCCCTGTGCTGACTGATCCAGGCTCAGAGAGCATCACTGACCTTCATATACTGGACAGGATTAgttacagaaaattaaacacaaacatttcattcaatacaaaatgtatCTCTCTCAAATCAAATTTAGCATTAGTTTAGCACTATGTATACTATAATATAAAAAGGGGTACAGAGCACTCATTTCATTGTATCATTTTCTAATCATTAATTATACATTGACCAGGAAGAAtaattgagagagaaagagctttgAACATTTCAATTAGCCGTAAGCACTAATTCTttttagttaaggtcacacagtacacagcactactcaccccagtctctgtagtttacagtttggactcatcagtccagcacagagcagctccactcctaaatctcccaggttattgcaGCTGAGGTCCAGTCCCTGTAGTtcacagtttggactcatcagtccagcacagatcAGCTTCACTTCTGAATCTCCCAGTCTATtgcagctgaggtccagatctctcaggggtgagtttgatgactggagagctgagacCACAAATTCACAGCACTCCTCTCCGAGGTCACAGCTGCTCAGTCTGCAAAGAGTTCAGATAGTTTAATAATATTAGTACACGTAAAACATGTAATATCTGAAATGTGGCAATGATAGtgttgagtgatgaagagtagaattgaggattttaaggtcagtgatgctctgaggaagatgtctgtgcCACACActccaactgcagcactttggACCTCAGAATTAGACATCCTGCTGGACTAAACTCTGACAGTTCTGCAGATGTAATTCTGAGCCAAATGGCCCGTCTTCTTCAGAATGCACTCAAGGACAGGCACTGGGGGTAGAGGTCACTTTAacgggggatcgaactggcaaccctggcaactgccagacaaccgctcttaccttcCCAAATCTATTTCCCaaactcctgtttttttctttctatgttAACACGCATTTTAATGTCCTGTTAACACGACATTAACGTCTCGTTATTTGCTCAAATGGCCTTCCATACGGGAATCAAAAACACCATCCCTTCGATATCCTccattgttcctgtgtgtgtcgcGTTGAAGATGGCGTCACGGCAgtttcatgcggcgtcgctatgacgaccagctacattgacgggggtactatctgcagtggaaaacgaagtgCCTGGTACCaaagcgagtagagtcgagtcgagccgGTACCGTGCGGTGGAAAAATGGCTTAAGGTGGAGATTCTGGGTCAGGCTACACCAGAATAAAACAGAGGCCAGGGTGGTATTACTAGCCttgtaacatggtgcatttactgcctgacTTAGCGCCCCaacatagaaacacaaacatttaggCTAATTCATAACCAAACGTATCTCTCCCAAATCAAACTTAGcattattttaatcataatATTGAAAAGATGCATTATGCTCTCAAGATACCCcaaactaaaaatgtaaaaaggggTATAGAGCATTATCTCTTGCTGTTTTATAATCATTAATTATGcattgaaaaaaggaaaaagcggGATTCCCCCATCTTTCAAACACATGGCTGGGATTCAAAGATTTGTTCTCAActtacaattaaaagcaaggaTTATTTTATCTTCATAAACAGTTTGGCAAGTACAGCAATAACTAGAACTTCATCAAACTGAGTCCGTGAAGAAAAGGTGCATTTACTAGTCcaagttaagggcaaatgttgattgtaGTGTGTGACCCCCTGTGATTACTAGTCTTTTGTAAGTTGTGTAGGGTGAGCGTTTCCATAATGAAAATACCTTGACCAGGAAGAAtaattgagagagaaagagctttgAACATTTCAATGAGCTGTAAGCtctaattctatttagttaagggAACAGAGCGAGGGGCCACAGTATCACAGAACGTCTCTATGAGGTCACAGCTGCTCAGTCTGCAAACAGTTAAGATACTATATTAGGTATACATAAAAACtgtaatatttgtaattaaactaTGGTAGTGTTCAGTGGTGAAGCGTAAAATTGAGCATTTTAAGGTTGATGATtctctgaggaagatgtctgtgctacaAGCTCAAACTGCAGCATTGGATCTGAGAATTAGACGtcctgctggactgaactctgacagttctacagatgtcATTCTGAGCCAAATGGTACCTTTTCTTATACTGTAagaaacaatatattttatgtattataaaaataaagaagcaaAAGATAACACACACCTTTCAGAATGGACAGTGAGTTAAACTCTGCTTCATTCATTGTGGTGGTAACTGTGACAAACctcccacagcactgcaagcTAACACACAACTAAAGACCAATTCACTTTAGAAACAGGAACGCAAGGAAGTGATCTCTTCAGAGATGTCCAGATAGTGCAGACAAATTCTCTCTTCCAAACCAAACTTAGCGTAAGTtacactctccaactgcagcactTGAGAATCAGACGgcaaatttaatcaaataaagtATTCAGTTAGTGAAGagattttgaatttgatgctgCTAATGTTCTGGATTCAGAACATTAAATGAGAGCACTAGCTGTCAAAATGTTTAAGAAATCACactattttaaacagaaatgtcaGAAAATATGCTGTCAGtcatctacattattaatgacataatactcacatggccttcctgcagatCCTGACTactggtagcagtctctgatgACCTTCTGCTGATGTGCTGCCGCACTTCAAGGAAGGGCGgtaggtcttcaagtcaaactcatccaggatctcctctgacatcagtaacacaaaggccagagctgaacactGTTCTAGGTCCAGCTGTTTATCTGAAAGATTTCCTGATCTCAGGGAAttctggatttcctccactacagagttgtcattcagttcactgAGACAGTGGAGCAGATTGATGGTCCTCACTGGTGACTGATATTGCGCTTTCATCCTCTGCTTTATGTTCCATACTGCATCTTCAATGCACTTTGATCTGCTTCTTGTCTGTGTCAGTAGTCCTCCTAAgagagtctgaatggagtccagagagaggccaagaaggaatcggaggaaaaggtccaggtgtccattcttactctctaaggcctgatccatTGCAttcctgtgtaactcagacagcggCTCGCTGCATTCCCGATATACAGAGTATCTGTGACGTTTTGACTCTACTGCTCTGAGTACCTTTttgttctcatttacacatgaaagaaacgcaaacaaggcagccagatactcctgaatggtcagatgcacaaagcagtagaccttctcctgattcaacccacactcctctttaaagatctctgtgcacaccccagagtacactgaagcttcactgacatcaatgccactctctctcaggtcctcttcacAGAATATCAGATTTCCCTTTTCCAGCTGTTGAAAtgccagctgccccagtttcaggatgattctGGTATCTGATGCTGACATCTTCAGGTTTGTCTCATTGGTGCCATGatacttctcattcttcacattagtctgaatgagcaggaagtgtgtgtacatttcagtcagtgttTTGGGCAGACCTCCACTCCCTACTTTACCCAACATTGtgtccagaacagtagcagaaatccagcagaagactggtatgtgacacatgatgtagagactcctggatgactttatgtgtgagataattctgctggcctggTTCTGGTCTCTGATTCTCTTTctgaagtactcctccttctgtgggtcattgaaccctcgtaactctgtcacctggtggacgcactcagaagggatctgattggctgctgctggtcgggaggtgatccagatgagagcagagggaagcagagtccccttaatgaggttggtcagcagcacatccactgatgatgactctgttatatcacagcagatcttattgctttggaaatctagaggaagtctacactcatccagaccatcaaagataaacAAAACTTTGACTTCAACACCTTCAAtacttttgatctctttcagttgtggaaagtagtgctgcagaagttgcatcagactgaatgCTTTATCCTTCTGcaaattcagatctcggaaaggaagagtgaagatgaaatcaatgtcctgattggcttttccttctgcccagtccagaatgaacttctgcacagagactgttttcccaatgccagcgatgcccttcgtaagcacagttctgatgggtttctcttgtccaggaaaaggcttaaagatgtcattgtaGAGGATTGCAGTCTTCTGTGCGGTTTGACTCTTGGATactgtctcaatctgtctgacctcatgttcattattgacccccccacttcccccctctgtgatgtagagctctgtatagatctcattgaggagggttcGGTGTCTCTGCTTTAATAAACCTTCAGATATGTATTCAGACTTCTTCATCAGATGAGTTTTCAATGCCTTCTGGGCTGTTTTTATGGATtcatctgaagagaggaaaaatgAGGAATAAGTTATGTTTACAATgagataaacatttttattgattcaattacatattttaaaaagaaacaataaacagAATATTAATGCATTCAGTTTTCACAGTATTTTACACACATCAGTGTTACATCACACTAACACTGTTGCACACCTCTCattgtgtgttacacacctcacacagtaTTACATATCTCTCAATTATAATCCATCACTAACAaaagaaatcagaaataaagtgcagattgttgcatttttaccataaagatgaaagaaagaaatattttttttaaaaactgacaaTGGCTCAATTAtccttttacatttcatttctcagGTTTATGTTGTGGACGTGTCCTTGTGGTAAATACTGTCATCTCAGGTCTCATAGtaaattttaaaatctaatattTTTATCCTGAGTGCTCTTTAGCTCTGGATACACACCCAAGGCAGTctgtctgatgggacagtggtTTAGTTACTGGCTTTTGAGCACAAGGTTCCTGCTCTGAATCCCCTTTggctatatttaaatataaatgcctCCATGTGCATGTTGTTTATGTTTTCTGTCTGTAAGATTGTCAGTGTAAAACATTATTAGGAGTGTAGATGCTATAAATCAGAACATTGTTCATGGTTAGATCTGCTATCTAAACTCATTTCAGTATTCTAATGgacacacagtagcaatgagaGAGAACTCTTACTGtactgctcatctctctccagtgagtcgGCGAGAACCTTCtgcttcatgttcctcaggatgTGGGTCAGAGACCCctcactgccacaggtctccagcatcttctcaactatgtacagggcctcaggatcctcctgctctctcttagtgcattctgggtaatcctgactcagatggctctgaaacGGTTTCAACTTCTCATCCTTtttcagcttcatcagagtgcggaggagagactgaaataaacacatgaagaggtgtgctgtatcagtgtgaaactcatgaagaggtgtgctgtatcagtgtgaaactcatgaagaggtgtgctgtatcagtgtgaaactcatgaagaggtgtgctgtatcaccACACCTGAAATAAAAGCTCAAATAAAGGCGCTCCTTGCCTCGTGTGTCTCTTGTGTTTGACAGTCAGGACAGGGACAGATACTTTCAGACACCAAACATGCAGCAGTGCTAAATGCTCAGATTCTAACGGCAGGCTGTGCTCCTGATTGATGGCTTTGTAGAGACACTATGTGTGATGAATCCTGCAGTTCAGTAGAATAATGCAGTTGCTCTGCGTAATACATTTAGTAAATGCTAACTGTGAGCTTAGTGCTTCCTGTTTAAAAGTCTCTGTTAGGAatcttcctctcctgctgtgtgtgggacCTGCAGATGGAAACTGGACTTCCTGTGAGTGAGGACCAGGTAGCACTCCAGAGCATGATTAGATGTTAAGTTGTGTCTTTTGAGGGGTTAAATGTAGCATGTAGCATTAGCACTAATTCTTCCTTTGCACAGCTACAAGCTTCACTTCCGGTTTTCACACAGGATTCCCTTCTCCCCAAATATttccaattttaaaatatgggGAATTGT
Coding sequences within it:
- the LOC118229521 gene encoding protein NLRC3-like; the encoded protein is MLETCGSEGSLTHILRNMKQKVLADSLERDEQYNESIKTAQKALKTHLMKKSEYISEGLLKQRHRTLLNEIYTELYITEGGSGGVNNEHEVRQIETVSKSQTAQKTAILYNDIFKPFPGQEKPIRTVLTKGIAGIGKTVSVQKFILDWAEGKANQDIDFIFTLPFRDLNLQKDKAFSLMQLLQHYFPQLKEIKSIEGVEVKVLFIFDGLDECRLPLDFQSNKICCDITESSSVDVLLTNLIKGTLLPSALIWITSRPAAANQIPSECVHQVTELRGFNDPQKEEYFRKRIRDQNQASRIISHIKSSRSLYIMCHIPVFCWISATVLDTMLGKVGSGGLPKTLTEMYTHFLLIQTNVKNEKYHGTNETNLKMSASDTRIILKLGQLAFQQLEKGNLIFCEEDLRESGIDVSEASVYSGVCTEIFKEECGLNQEKVYCFVHLTIQEYLAALFAFLSCVNENKKVLRAVESKRHRYSVYRECSEPLSELHRNAMDQALESKNGHLDLFLRFLLGLSLDSIQTLLGGLLTQTRSRSKCIEDAVWNIKQRMKAQYQSPVRTINLLHCLSELNDNSVVEEIQNSLRSGNLSDKQLDLEQCSALAFVLLMSEEILDEFDLKTYRPSLKCGSTSAEGHQRLLPVVRICRKAILSSCDLGEECCEFVVSALQSSNSPLRDLDLSCNRLGDSEVKLICAGLMSPNCELQGLDLSCNNLGDLGVELLCAGLMSPNCKLQRLG